In one window of Frigoriglobus tundricola DNA:
- a CDS encoding cytochrome c biogenesis protein: MSTTLPHTPGEFGEPPARPVIGSGRGPGYYVFRALKAVASLQLTVVLFVLGMLLIFFGTMAQIDNGIWTVVDKYFYSVIVWVPFELVHKFLGVFWKEQFPVGESAWTGSFPFPAGQLIGGAMLVNLLAAHATRFRISWKRIGVFLIHGGLILLFVGEFITREYAVEQRMTIDEGQSVNYAEDTRNMEVALIDKSDPNTDHVVTIPQHMLKQARGRITHPDLPVDVEVVEYLANATLAAVKPGQENRADRGVGLGAVAVKRPEVSGVDPNQKVDMPAAYLKFYKKGTDEALGTYLASLSGYFRFGPDEFEVNGKKIDLVLRFKRHYKPFSVHLDKFRFDRYTGTEKAKNYSSDVRVYDETGALVAQQRIAMNEPLRYNGETFYQSSFDDRTEKTTVLQVVRNPGWLNFGFFQASVDYIACGVVGTGLVAHFLIYLVAFLRRLKAPERVALTGAAGYFPWAVTGIMAVYLLSVAGRMGPPKEPVALDAFSRMAVVDGGRVKPLDTVARVNLRLISGREEFEDERGRKQSAIRWYLEVIAGGPSQRGAAWKYRVVRIDNEAVLDALGLAKREGFRYSLEEIAPKIDVVQKRMAAIEKKVGEGKKLDTDETKFKELRDRLTTFMELSAFGGPLLLPPENGTGWTTVHEFRLTAQIVGSTAAVLDGQKLLRDSKKLDQLTPEDEQKLIEQALGIDLSKMKLDPAKRGQLVTGAVQQLLADPGETQKDLKERMQERKANAAATLTAINETLREQLELVAVFLPEDQRRALADLAQKRAQAELAARPTNATWERIVAAYRDKKAADDAAAKATDPDTRARLVQEAEKSAADFAAAVAEYRTTRTAGVADTNPTPGVVEKVLYTPFNGLGRNWVEVTFNRFAPFYQCSGLYVIVFVLTVVGFSQQAAGRPVWAAALRRSALYLLLLTLAVHTVALFARMFIMERPLVFVTNLYSSAVFIGWGCVALGLLLELIFKMGVGTMLSAALGLATCIVAHNIATEDTLEMMQAVLDTNFWLATHVTTVTLGYTATFVAGFLGAVYVFQMLGAVIRESFESTGEPTVGALLAFGAATTGAVGGPLFFLWFLTSAMDKFELLPSILLWGLFWLTVAAGVMYAVALMLLRVSSAGADAQGQPLAGRVPDLAAPVVAAALTPERGKVFGQMVYGVVCFATLLSFVGTVLGGIWADQSWGRFWGWDPKENGAVLIVLWNSLILHARWAGLVKDRGMAVLAIFGNAITAWSWFGTNQLSIGLHAYGFDSRLADGCFNFWLSQLFILAWGLIPKRFWATAARRAVPAPAPAAAPIKNEPPLPVTSPNGSANGAPHTNGQTNGTANGHPRRDKGKKHGKRR, from the coding sequence ATGAGTACGACCCTTCCGCACACGCCGGGCGAGTTCGGCGAGCCGCCGGCCCGCCCCGTTATCGGTTCGGGCCGCGGTCCGGGCTACTACGTCTTCCGTGCCCTGAAAGCGGTCGCGTCGCTCCAGCTCACGGTGGTTCTGTTCGTATTGGGAATGTTGCTGATCTTCTTCGGCACCATGGCCCAGATCGATAACGGCATCTGGACCGTTGTCGACAAGTACTTCTACTCGGTTATCGTGTGGGTGCCGTTCGAGCTGGTCCACAAGTTCCTCGGGGTGTTCTGGAAGGAGCAGTTCCCGGTCGGCGAGTCGGCGTGGACCGGGTCGTTCCCGTTCCCGGCCGGGCAGCTCATCGGCGGGGCCATGCTCGTCAACCTGCTGGCCGCGCACGCGACCCGGTTCCGCATTTCCTGGAAGCGGATCGGGGTGTTCCTGATCCACGGCGGCCTGATCCTCTTGTTCGTCGGCGAGTTCATCACCCGCGAGTACGCGGTGGAACAGCGGATGACGATCGACGAGGGGCAGTCGGTCAACTACGCCGAAGACACGCGGAACATGGAAGTCGCGCTCATCGACAAGTCCGACCCGAACACCGACCACGTCGTCACCATCCCGCAGCACATGCTGAAGCAGGCGCGGGGCCGGATCACGCACCCGGACCTGCCGGTGGACGTGGAGGTCGTCGAGTACCTGGCGAACGCGACGCTGGCCGCCGTCAAGCCGGGTCAGGAGAACCGGGCCGACCGCGGCGTGGGCCTGGGGGCGGTCGCCGTGAAGCGCCCCGAAGTGTCCGGCGTCGACCCGAACCAGAAGGTCGATATGCCCGCCGCGTACCTGAAGTTCTACAAGAAGGGGACCGACGAGGCGCTCGGCACCTACCTGGCCTCGCTGTCGGGCTACTTCCGCTTCGGCCCGGACGAGTTCGAGGTGAACGGCAAAAAGATCGACCTGGTGCTCCGCTTCAAGCGGCACTACAAACCGTTCAGCGTTCACCTCGACAAGTTCCGGTTCGACCGTTACACGGGCACGGAGAAGGCGAAGAACTACTCCAGCGACGTGCGCGTGTACGACGAGACCGGCGCCCTCGTCGCCCAGCAGCGGATCGCGATGAACGAACCGCTCCGTTACAACGGCGAGACGTTCTACCAGAGCAGTTTCGACGACCGGACCGAGAAGACGACGGTCCTTCAGGTGGTGCGGAACCCGGGCTGGCTGAACTTCGGGTTTTTCCAGGCGTCCGTCGATTACATCGCGTGCGGGGTCGTCGGCACCGGCCTCGTCGCCCACTTCCTGATCTACCTCGTCGCGTTTCTCCGCCGGCTCAAGGCCCCCGAGCGCGTCGCGCTCACGGGCGCCGCCGGGTACTTCCCGTGGGCCGTCACCGGCATCATGGCAGTGTACCTCCTGTCGGTGGCCGGTCGGATGGGGCCGCCGAAGGAGCCGGTGGCCCTCGACGCGTTCAGCCGGATGGCGGTGGTCGACGGCGGGCGCGTGAAGCCGCTCGACACGGTGGCGCGGGTCAACCTGCGCCTGATCAGCGGGCGCGAGGAGTTCGAGGACGAGCGCGGCCGCAAGCAGTCGGCGATCCGCTGGTACCTGGAGGTCATCGCCGGCGGCCCCTCGCAGCGCGGCGCGGCCTGGAAGTACCGCGTGGTCCGCATCGACAACGAGGCGGTACTGGACGCGCTGGGGCTGGCGAAGCGCGAGGGGTTCCGGTACTCCCTCGAAGAAATCGCACCCAAGATCGACGTCGTCCAGAAGCGGATGGCCGCGATCGAAAAGAAGGTGGGCGAGGGGAAGAAGCTCGACACCGACGAGACCAAGTTCAAGGAGCTGCGCGACCGGCTCACGACGTTCATGGAACTGTCCGCCTTCGGTGGGCCGCTCCTGCTGCCCCCGGAAAACGGTACGGGGTGGACCACGGTCCACGAGTTCCGTCTCACCGCGCAGATCGTCGGGAGTACCGCGGCCGTTCTGGACGGCCAAAAACTGCTCCGCGACTCCAAAAAACTCGACCAGCTCACCCCGGAAGACGAGCAAAAGCTGATCGAGCAGGCGCTCGGGATCGACCTCAGCAAGATGAAGTTGGACCCGGCCAAGCGGGGGCAACTGGTGACGGGGGCCGTGCAACAGCTCCTGGCCGACCCCGGCGAGACCCAGAAGGACCTGAAGGAGCGGATGCAGGAGCGCAAAGCCAACGCCGCCGCGACCCTGACGGCGATCAACGAAACGCTCCGGGAGCAACTCGAGCTGGTCGCGGTGTTCCTGCCCGAGGACCAGCGGCGGGCGCTTGCGGACCTGGCCCAGAAGCGGGCGCAAGCGGAACTCGCGGCCCGCCCGACGAACGCGACCTGGGAGCGGATCGTGGCGGCGTACCGCGATAAGAAGGCCGCCGACGACGCGGCCGCCAAAGCCACCGACCCGGACACGCGCGCGCGGCTGGTGCAGGAGGCCGAGAAGAGTGCGGCCGACTTCGCCGCCGCCGTCGCGGAGTACCGGACGACCCGCACCGCGGGCGTGGCCGATACGAACCCGACCCCCGGCGTCGTTGAGAAGGTGCTCTACACGCCGTTCAACGGGCTGGGGCGCAACTGGGTCGAGGTGACGTTCAACCGGTTCGCCCCGTTCTACCAGTGCAGCGGCCTGTACGTGATCGTGTTCGTGCTCACCGTGGTCGGGTTCTCGCAGCAGGCCGCGGGGCGCCCGGTCTGGGCCGCGGCCCTGCGGCGCTCGGCCCTGTACCTGCTGCTCCTCACCCTCGCCGTCCACACGGTCGCGCTGTTCGCCCGCATGTTCATCATGGAGCGCCCGCTGGTGTTCGTGACGAACCTGTACTCCTCCGCCGTGTTCATCGGCTGGGGCTGCGTGGCCCTGGGGCTGCTCCTCGAACTGATTTTCAAAATGGGCGTCGGGACCATGCTCTCGGCCGCGCTCGGCCTGGCGACGTGCATCGTGGCGCACAACATCGCCACCGAGGACACGCTCGAAATGATGCAGGCGGTACTCGATACGAACTTCTGGCTCGCCACGCACGTCACCACCGTCACCCTCGGGTACACGGCGACGTTCGTCGCCGGGTTCCTCGGCGCGGTGTACGTGTTCCAGATGCTCGGGGCGGTGATCCGCGAGTCCTTCGAGAGCACCGGCGAGCCGACGGTCGGGGCGCTGCTGGCGTTCGGCGCGGCGACGACCGGGGCGGTCGGCGGCCCGCTGTTCTTCCTCTGGTTCCTGACCAGCGCGATGGACAAGTTCGAACTCCTGCCGTCAATACTCCTGTGGGGGCTCTTCTGGCTGACGGTGGCGGCCGGGGTGATGTACGCGGTCGCGCTGATGCTCCTGCGGGTGTCCTCCGCGGGGGCGGACGCCCAGGGCCAGCCGCTCGCGGGGCGGGTGCCCGACCTGGCGGCCCCGGTGGTCGCTGCGGCCCTGACGCCCGAGCGCGGGAAGGTGTTCGGCCAGATGGTGTACGGCGTGGTGTGTTTCGCGACGCTCCTGAGCTTCGTGGGCACCGTTCTGGGCGGCATCTGGGCGGACCAGTCGTGGGGCCGGTTCTGGGGCTGGGACCCGAAGGAGAACGGGGCCGTGCTGATCGTGCTGTGGAACTCGCTCATCCTGCACGCCCGGTGGGCCGGTCTGGTGAAGGACCGCGGGATGGCCGTGCTGGCGATCTTCGGCAACGCGATCACCGCATGGAGCTGGTTCGGGACGAACCAGTTGAGCATCGGGCTCCACGCCTACGGCTTCGACAGCCGCCTCGCCGACGGGTGCTTCAATTTCTGGCTGAGCCAACTGTTCATCCTGGCCTGGGGGCTGATCCCGAAGCGGTTCTGGGCGACCGCCGCGCGCCGCGCGGTCCCGGCCCCCGCGCCCGCGGCGGCGCCGATCAAGAACGAGCCCCCGCTGCCCGTCACGAGTCCGAACGGCTCGGCCAACGGCGCGCCTCACACCAACGGACAGACCAACGGCACGGCGAACGGGCACCCGCGCCGGGATAAGGGAAAGAAGCACGGGAAACGTCGCTAA